The proteins below are encoded in one region of Chrysemys picta bellii isolate R12L10 chromosome 4, ASM1138683v2, whole genome shotgun sequence:
- the LOC135983471 gene encoding olfactory receptor 5AR1-like, with protein sequence MEEGNHSEATEFILSGLTDRPELQVPLFLVFLLIYGITLVGNGGMILLIIIDPRLHTPMYFFLSNLSFCDLCFSSIISPKMLLNFLGERKSISYTACAVQMYLCIISADVVCLLLAVMAYDRYVAICNPLLYTVTMSRQLCNQLVAGVYAVGLVDSMIHTWLTFRLSFCSSNIINHFFCDIPPLLVLSCSDTRINEIVMFAFIGCITVICFVPVLLSYVYIISTILQIRSAEGQRKAFSTCSFHLTAVVLFYGIPLFMYLRPPSSYSMDIDKVASVFYTLVIPMLNPLIYSLRNTEVKDALRKAMNKLLTNS encoded by the coding sequence ATGGAAGAGGGAAATCACTCGGAGGCGACTGAGTTCATTCTCTCAGGACTGACAGATCGTCCGGAGCTGCAGGTCCCCCTGTTTCTGGTGTTCCTACTGATTTATGgtatcaccctggtggggaacGGAGGGATGATCTTGTTAATCATCATTGATCCacgactccacacccccatgtactttttcctcagtaatttgtctttctgtgacctctgcttTTCTTCAATAATTTCCCCTAAAATGCTGCTGAATTTCTTAGGCGAGAGGAAAAGTATTTCTTACACTGCCTGCGCTGTGCAAATGTATCTCTGTATCATTTCTGCAGATGTTGTGTGCCTCTTGCTGGCTGTGATGGCGTATGACCgttatgtggccatctgtaacccactgctCTATACGGTCACCATGTCCAGGCAGCTTTGTAACCAACTAGTGGCTGGGGTATACGCTGTGGGATTGGTGGATTCAATGATACACACGTGGCTTACATTTCGGCTGTCATTCTGTAGctccaacatcatcaatcatttcttctgtgacatccccccaCTGTTGGTGCTCTCCTGTTCTGACACCCGCATCAATGAGATTGTGATGTTTGCCTTCATTGGCTGCATTACGGTGATCTGTTTTGTGCCTGTCCTCCTCTCCTATGTCtatatcatctccaccatcctgcagATCCGCTCTGCCGAGGGCCagcgcaaagccttctccacctgctctttCCACTTGACTGCTGTAGTCCTGTTTTATGGCATCCCACTTTTCATGTATTTACGTCCCCCCTCCAGCTATTCCATGGACATAGACAAAGTGGCCTCAGTGTTTTACACACTggtgatccccatgttgaaccccctcatctacagcctgaggaacacggAGGTGAAGGATGCCCTGAGGAAAGCAATGAATAAACTCCTAACCAATTCTTGA